The nucleotide window CCGACCCGCACACGCGCGTGACGGAACTCGTGGACCGGGCCGCCGGGCAGCCGTACGAGGAACTGCGCGCCGCTCACGTCGGTGACCACCGCGCACTGTTCGGGAGGGTGGGGCTGGATGTCGGCGGGCGGATGCCTGACCTGCCCACCGACCGGCTGCTCGGTTCCTACACCGGCGGCGACTCCCCCGCCGACCGGGCACTGGAGTCCCTCTACTTCGGCTACGGGCGGTACCTGCTGATCGCCTCCTCCCGGGCGGGATCACTTCCCGCGAACCTCCAGGGCGTGTGGAACAGCTCCAACACCCCGCCGTGGTGCGGGGATTACCACACCAACATCAATGTGCAGATGAACTACTGGCCGGCCGAGGCGACCCATCTCGCGGAGACCGCGGAGCCCTACCATCGCTTCATCGAGCAGCTGCGTGAACCGGGCCGCAGGACTGCCGCCGCGATGTTCGGCACCGAGGGCTGGGTGGTCCACCAGAACACCAACTCCTTCGGGTTCACCGGTGTGCACGACTGGCCCACGTCCTTCTGGATGCCGGAGGCCAATGGCTGGCTCGTCCAGCAGCTGTACGAGCACTACCTGTTCCACCGGGACGAGGAGTACCTCCGGGCCCGTGCCTATCCCGTGATGAAGGAGGCGGCCCGCTTCTGGCTGGCGAACCTGCACACCGATCCGCACGACGCGGCCTTGGTGGTGTCCCCCAGCTACTCGCCCGAGCAGGGCGACTTCACGGCGGGCGCGTCGATCTGCCAGCAGATCGTGTACGACCTGCTGACGAACACGCTCGATGCGGCCGAAGTCCTCGGCGGGGAGAGCGAGTTCCGTGCGGAACTGACGGCAGCTCTCGGCGCGATGGATCCGGGTCTGCGGATCGGCTCCTGGGGGCAGCTCCAGGAGTGGAAGGCCGACCTCGACGACCCGGCGGACACCCACCGGCACGCCTCGCACCTCTTCGCCCTGCACCCAGGCCGGCAGATCGAGCGCGGTTCCCCGTTCGCGGAGGCGGCCCGGGTCTCGCTCACGGCGCGTGGCGACGGCGGAACCGGCTGGTCCAAGGCGTGGAAGATCAATTTCTGGGCGCGGCTGGGCGACGGCGACCACGCCGCGAAGATGCTCGCCGAGCAGCTGAGGTCCAGCACCCTGCCCAACCTCTGGGACACCCATCCGCCGTTCCAGATCGACGGGAACTTCGGTGCCACGGCCGGGATCGCGGAGATGCTCCTGCAGAGTCACAGCCGCACCGGTGTCGTGGACGTCCTGCCCGCGCTGCCGGGGCGCTGGGCCGAGGAGGGCTCCTACGAGGGCTTGCGGGCCCGGGGCGACTTCACGGTGGGGGCGACCTGGCGGCAGGGCTCGGCGACGGAGATCCGGATCGCGTCGGGCAGCGGAGTCACGGCGAAGCTGCGCAGCCCGCTCTTCGACGGAGCGTTCCACGTCGAACGGTCCGACGGCCCCGGTGGACCGCCCGGCGGGTACACGGTGCGGGACGGCGTGCTGAACCTGCCCACCCGTGCGGGCGAGGCGTACCGGATCACCGCCGCGTAGAGGCCTGACCCCGGCCGGTTCGTGCCGTCAGTCACCGGCGGCGTGCGGCACGAACTCGCACCACACCGCCTTGCCCTCGCCCCGGGGCTCGACGCCCCAGCGGTCGGCGACCGCCTCGACCATCATCAGCCCCCGTCCGGAGGTCGCCGCCTCGCCGGGTGTACGCCGGTGCGGGCGGACGCTGGAGCGGTCGTTCACCCAGAGGCGGACCCGGCGGTCCGGCTCCAGCAGGACCTCCAGGGTGACGACCGCACCGCCCTCGGTGTGCAGGAGGACGTTGCCCAGAAGTTCGCCCGCCGCCACCTCCACATCGTCGGCGAGCACCCCGAGACCCCAGTGTTCGAGGCTGTGCCGCAGGGCCGCACGGGCCTCCGCCAGGCCTTCCGGGTCCGCCTGGTGGATGTACTGATGGATGCGTGGTGCCTGCGCCGTCCCCAGGTCCGGGTTCCTGCGCAGGACCAGGAGGGCGATGTCGTCGCCCGACTTCGCCCGCGCCCACATCCCTTCCGTCACGTGGTCGGCGAGTGCTTCCGCCTCCGCGGGGCCGGTGCGCACGGCCTCGGCCAGGGCATCGAGACCGACCTCGATGTCGAGACCCGGCTCCTCCACGAGTCCGTCGGTGCACAGGACGAGGGTCTCGCCCGGCACCAGGTCGAGCCGTGTCTCGGGGTACTCGTCGTCCCCGAACACCGTGGCCAGCCCCAGCGGAAGCCCGCCACGCAGCCTCGGCCAGCCGATCCGGCCGTCGGTGTGCCGCACCATGGGCCCCAGATGACCGGCCCGTACCGCCTTCGCGGCGCCCGTACCGAGATCGACCTGTGCGTAGGTACACGTGGCGAAGCGTTCGGTGTCGAGTTCCGCCAGGAAGCGTGAGGCGCGCGCCAGCACGGTGGACGGGGTGTGGCCCTCGGCCGCGTAGGCGCGCAGGGCGATGCGGAGCTGGCCCATGATCGCGGCGGCGTGGGTGTCGTGGCCCTGGACGTCGCCGACGACGATGCCGATGCGTCCCCTCGGCAGCAGGATCACGTCGTACCAGTCACCGCCGACGTCCCGGCCGCTCCAGGCCGTCCGGTAGCGCACGGCGATCTCGGCGCCGTCCACGTCGGGGATGTGGCGCGGCAGCATGGCGGACTGGAGGTCGGTCGCGAACTTCCGCTCCTCGTCGAAGAAGATGGCCCGTTGCAGGGACTGTCCGACGATGCCCGCGAGGCCGATGCACAGGTTGCGGTCCTCGACCGAGAACTCGGTGCGGTCGCGGTAGAAGAGCCCCAGCCCGCCGATGGAGCGGGCCTGGGCGACCAGGGGCAGGAAGGCCGCCGCGTCGAGCCGGCGTCGCCGGATGTACGGGCCGAGGCTGGGGAAACGGTCGGCCAGGGCGGGCAGCGAGGCCACGAAGCGTGGCTGCTGGGTCAGGACGGCCTCGGCGAGCGGCTGTGAGTGGTCCGCGAGGGGGAACGAGTTTTCGACGTGGTCGAGTTCCATCTCGGTGAGCATCGACATCGGCTCACCCGCGAGGCCGACGAGCTTCAGTTCGCTCCCCTCGACCAGCCCCAGCACCAGCCCGTCGGCACCGAAGCGCTCCATTCCGCCGGGGCCGGTGAGTACGGCGGTGACATCGGCGACGGTCACGGCCTGCGAGAGCGCCTCCGTGGTGCCCTGGATCATGGCGGTCATGCGCTGTCTGCCCGCTTCGAGCGGGCTGACCACGCTGAACTCGGACAGGTCCGTCGTCGCGTTCCGTACGATGCCGAGCACGCGAAAGGGCACGCCGGCTTCGTCACGGACCAGGTGGCCACGGATATGCGTCCACTGCCGCAGACCGTCACGCCGCCGGATCTGGAAGTAGCCGCCGTAGGACGGAAGCCCGGCGTCCACGGCCTTGCGCAGCGCCGTTTCGAGCCGGGCGCACTCCTCCGGGGGGACGCGCCGGGCCAGTGAGTCGGCCATGCCGTCGAATTCGTCCGGGCGCAGATCGAAGACGGCCAGGCCGCCCTCGTCGAACACGAACGTGGACCGTTCCAGGTCCCAGTCGAACGTGCCCATGCGGTTGAGGACCAGCCGCTTCTCCGCACCGATGTCCGGTCGATCACGTGCTGCCATGCGTACGCTCCACAGGGGCCGGTCTCACCGTGACTGCTGGTCCCGTGCTGTCCCGAGCATAACTTTGCGGCGTGTCCCGCGCACGGCCGCCGGAACGGGGCCGACCACGTCCGCCCTCACCTGGTGCGGCGGCGGAACACATACCCCCCGCAGACCGCCCCGGCCGCGAAGACTCCCACCAGCGCGAGCCACAGCGGCATCGTGACCTCGGGAATCCACAGACGGATGGTGACGTCGCCCGTGTTCACAAAGATGAAGACGACCGCCAGAACGGCCACGGCGATGACGGCGATCCGGCCGGGGGTGAGCAGGCCCTTCCCGGTCGTTCCGCCGCTCGATACGTCCTTGGGGCTCATGGTCCGGCCTTTCGCTGGAACCTCGTCGGCGGCACCCCGCAGCCGCCCCCGGCTCCCATGGTCCCCCACCCCGGGCACGGAGAGCAGCGGTGTACCGCCATTCGGGTGACAGCGTCCGCAGTCCGTGGCCGGTGAGCCGACCGGTCAGCCCGCCGGCACCACGGGCAGCTCCAGCACCCCGGTGTCTCCGGGTGCGCTGACGACGGTGACGGGCTTGATGCCCCGGTTGCCGAAGTACGCGGTGTCGCTCGCCGCGATCACGAACCGGAGCCGGTGCCCCGCCTCGTACCGGTGCACGATGCCGGGCAGTTCCACGGTGAAGGGTCGGGTGACGTCGGGGACCCGCACCGGGGAGACCAGGCGGTTGACCAGCTTCTGGCTGCCGTCCGGGGCCACGTCGTAGACCTTCGCGAACAGGACCAGTCTGTCGGAGGCGTCACCGCTGCTCTGGACACGCTCCGTCTTCGGCGACACGACCTTCAGGGTGGCCTTCGGGGCGCCGACGACATCGACGGGCGCGGTGAGCGGCGCACTGGTCCAGCCGAGGTACGTGCCCTTCGTGTCGTAGGGCGCGCGGTCGGGCAGTCCGGTCAGACCGGCGAGCGAGCTTTCGGAGTGGCTGGTCGGTACGGGCCAGTTGTTGTACTGACGGCTGCCCCGGACGACCTCGGACCGGTTGTCGACCAGCTTTCCGTCGCCCGAGAGGTACATCGCACGCGAGAGGGCGGGCAGGGCGCCGGCCGTGCCGTATCC belongs to Streptomyces finlayi and includes:
- a CDS encoding SpoIIE family protein phosphatase, which encodes MAARDRPDIGAEKRLVLNRMGTFDWDLERSTFVFDEGGLAVFDLRPDEFDGMADSLARRVPPEECARLETALRKAVDAGLPSYGGYFQIRRRDGLRQWTHIRGHLVRDEAGVPFRVLGIVRNATTDLSEFSVVSPLEAGRQRMTAMIQGTTEALSQAVTVADVTAVLTGPGGMERFGADGLVLGLVEGSELKLVGLAGEPMSMLTEMELDHVENSFPLADHSQPLAEAVLTQQPRFVASLPALADRFPSLGPYIRRRRLDAAAFLPLVAQARSIGGLGLFYRDRTEFSVEDRNLCIGLAGIVGQSLQRAIFFDEERKFATDLQSAMLPRHIPDVDGAEIAVRYRTAWSGRDVGGDWYDVILLPRGRIGIVVGDVQGHDTHAAAIMGQLRIALRAYAAEGHTPSTVLARASRFLAELDTERFATCTYAQVDLGTGAAKAVRAGHLGPMVRHTDGRIGWPRLRGGLPLGLATVFGDDEYPETRLDLVPGETLVLCTDGLVEEPGLDIEVGLDALAEAVRTGPAEAEALADHVTEGMWARAKSGDDIALLVLRRNPDLGTAQAPRIHQYIHQADPEGLAEARAALRHSLEHWGLGVLADDVEVAAGELLGNVLLHTEGGAVVTLEVLLEPDRRVRLWVNDRSSVRPHRRTPGEAATSGRGLMMVEAVADRWGVEPRGEGKAVWCEFVPHAAGD
- a CDS encoding LapA family protein; this translates as MSPKDVSSGGTTGKGLLTPGRIAVIAVAVLAVVFIFVNTGDVTIRLWIPEVTMPLWLALVGVFAAGAVCGGYVFRRRTR
- a CDS encoding glycoside hydrolase family 95 protein: MSRTPTGAGQTLRYDSPATDWEREALPLGNGALGAMVFGGVARERLQLNEKSLWTGGPGSKEGYDHGDWPGPRPDAIAEVRRIIDEDGAMKPEDVARRLGNPAYASTDKIPGFGSYQNFGELLLDVPEAPASPVGYRRCLDLAEARATVTYQGGGDGEVRYLREYFASHPAQVVAGRLAADRPGRISFTLSFDAAQEGAVVTAEGGRLLIRGVLADNGLVYEGQVQVLQHGGTRTDGDGRITVTGADSATFVLSAGTDYADTCPEYRGADPHTRVTELVDRAAGQPYEELRAAHVGDHRALFGRVGLDVGGRMPDLPTDRLLGSYTGGDSPADRALESLYFGYGRYLLIASSRAGSLPANLQGVWNSSNTPPWCGDYHTNINVQMNYWPAEATHLAETAEPYHRFIEQLREPGRRTAAAMFGTEGWVVHQNTNSFGFTGVHDWPTSFWMPEANGWLVQQLYEHYLFHRDEEYLRARAYPVMKEAARFWLANLHTDPHDAALVVSPSYSPEQGDFTAGASICQQIVYDLLTNTLDAAEVLGGESEFRAELTAALGAMDPGLRIGSWGQLQEWKADLDDPADTHRHASHLFALHPGRQIERGSPFAEAARVSLTARGDGGTGWSKAWKINFWARLGDGDHAAKMLAEQLRSSTLPNLWDTHPPFQIDGNFGATAGIAEMLLQSHSRTGVVDVLPALPGRWAEEGSYEGLRARGDFTVGATWRQGSATEIRIASGSGVTAKLRSPLFDGAFHVERSDGPGGPPGGYTVRDGVLNLPTRAGEAYRITAA